Below is a genomic region from Candidatus Omnitrophota bacterium.
AAAAGCTTTTTGCCTCCGCTTTAGCCGTATCGTTTCTTCCTCTAATCAGCCAATTCGGTTTCATTTACCTGCTTATCTGGACGGCTTGGTTGATTAAGAAAGGAAAATTTAAACCGGTTATTTTAATTTTTGGGCCGACTGTCTTGTGGACAATCACAAACATGCTTCTTTTGGGGCATTCTCTGTTTTATACTCTTTATTATCGAACCTTACTTATGCCACATCCCCCTTTAGACAGCCTGGTGACCCCCGGGGAATTTGTTAATTTCTATTTTTTAACCTTTTGTCCGTTGATAATTTTATTCATATTCCTTTCTGTATTTAACCGGAAAAAATATCTGGGAGATGGAAAACTTTGGTTAATTCAGGCGGTTTTGGTTTTCCAATTGTTGCAGTTTATTTTTGAAATTTTCATTATGCCTTTTTTTTACAGTGGGATGTTTATTTATAAAATTAGGCAGTTAATTCCGGCCGTACCTTTGTTGGCAATTTTAACCGCCTTTATTTTAGAGAAAACAATTCAGGCAGTTAAAAAGAGTAGGCTGGGAGACTACCTTTATATTTTAATAGCCGCGATTTCAATCGTTTATCTTCCGTATTCTATTATTAAACTTCAAAAATTCCCTTTGATTAAAAATGAGTTTTTAAGCCCCGAGCAGGAAAAATCCATAATCGAAGCCGGCGTTTGGTTAAAAGGTTACTGCCAAAAACATGATATTACCTCTTTAGTAGGAGATGGAGAGGATCTTCCTTCTTCCGTAAACCGCAGGATTTGGATGCAGGCGCCGAATAAAATTATATATTATGGAACTAAAGGCCTAAAAAGGGTCCCTAATACGGCGCTTAACCTTTTAACTTATAAGAGTTCTCCGATAGGCGCGCTTGAGAAATGTTTATTCCTGGTCCGTAATCCCGACAAAAGCTTGGTATCAACAGAAATTAAATTAATAAAAGATTTTCCTTCAATTTCATTATATTTTTATGCCAAATAAAGATAAGCCTTTACTTAAAAATCCGGTTATTCTAGCCATTCTGCTAGTCTGCGGGTTAATTTTAAGGCTCTATCATTTAGGCGTAAGGAGTCTTTGGTTCGACGAAGCATATACAATTTTTAACGGGCAATACCTTGCTTCTGTCGTTTCTCGGCTCGGCGCATTACCGGACAGGTATCCTTCGTTTTTATCCGATATACCGGTCTATTTTTGGTCACTTTTGTCAGGTAGGAATGAATTTACCCTCAGGTTATTTTCAGTAGTATTCGGCATAGCCGCAATATGGCTTATCTATAAATTTGGGTTGAAGATTTTCGGCCAGAAAACCGCTTTAATTGCTGCGTTTTTGTTGGCAATTTCTCCTATCCATATTTATTATTCTCAAGAATTAAGGCCATACTCATTGATTTTATTAATCAGCCTAGGCTCAGCATTGTTTTTACTAAAAGCCCTGGAAAAAGGGGCTTTGGCATTTTGGACTGGTTACGTTATTTTAAACGTTTTAAATATCTACCTGCATTATATGACAATTTTTTTCCTGTTCGCCCAGGTGGTATTTTTCCTGATTTTTATGAAAGATTATAAAAATCAGATTAGAAAATGGATATTTTATAATTCAGTAATTTTTGTTTTATTAGCGCCCTGGCTTATAAACAGCATCATTTTACTGAAAGCTTCGCTGGGGCCTGATTTATATCTTTGGGTGCCCTCTTGGGCTAAAACCATCGGAGCCAAAAATATTTTTTTTACAATCAAAAATTTCAGCATAGGTTATAATGTAGAAAAGCAGGCATATGTATTTATTACGGTATTTCTCACCGGCATATTGGCTTTCGGGATAACTAGGTTAAAGAAAAATGAAGTCAAAAACTATGTCCTATGCTTATGTTGTTTTGTCCTGCCGATATTGAGCATGTTTTTAATCTCTAAAGTCAAAGTTTGGTATGTCGACAGGTATGTATTGGGTAGCCTACCTTTTTACTATATACTAATAGGCAATAGCCTAGCAAAAATAAGGACCAGATATGCCTTTTTATTATTAGGCGTTGTTGCTTTGTTTTGTGCCTTTTCTTTAAATAATTATTATCAAAGCCGATCTCTAGATGCTGCAAGTTGCATCGGCATAGTCTATAAGTATGATTATAAAGATGCTGCGGATTATTTGGCGCAAAACATGGAAGATGGGGACATCGTTTTTCATACTTCTTACAGCTCGACAGTGCCTTTTATGTATTATCTGAAGAAAAGTAGTTTAAGTAGCGCTAATGAAAGGCCCGCTTTTGTATTATTCCCGGCAAATGAGAACAAAATAGAAGCCAGGGAGCTTTTATTAAAAGGGTGTAAGTTTAAAAATATTGACTATGACGACTTTGTATCTGGTAAAAGAAGGATTTGGCTGGTATGTTCAGATTGGTTTTTTAATGAAAAAAACTGTTTTGATTCCAAAGCCTACCAGATAGCGCGCTGGATGCAGGATAACTATAAAGAAAAAGAAAGCTGTTTGTTTAAAGGGATAATATTGTATCTGTTTGAAAGGTAAGCAAAAAGTTAAATGAAGGTATTGCTGATAAACCCCCAATCCAAGGCCATCGAAAAAAGCTGTATTTGGCAGCGGGAGATGTTGACTCCGGTTATTCCTTTGGGCTTAGCTTATATTGCCGCGGTACTGGAGAAAAACACGATACCAGTGAAAGTTTTTGACCAGGTTGCCGAAAAATGGAATGAAGATAAATTATTCGCCAGTATTGTAAGCGAAAAGCCTGATCTGGTTGGCATAACCTGTCTTAGCGCAAGCATGGATACAGTAATCTCTTTATCCCGGAGGATCAAAAACTACAATAAAGATATTAAAATTATTTTAGGCAATATTCACGCTTCGATATTTGCCAAACAGTTGTTAAACGCAGGCATAGCGGATATTATTGTCCACGGTGAAGGTGAATACACCATGCTTGAGGTTGTTTCGAGGATAGAAAGAAAGCTTAATTTCAGCGGGATAGGGGGGATCGGTTATATCGAAGAAGGCAAACTGTATAATAACCGAGAAAATTACATAATTCCGGATTTGGACAATTTACCATATCCAGCGTTTCACCTGTTCGATTTAAATAAATATAAAGAGATCCCCTTGGCTTCGATTTACGGCGAAATTGCCCTGGTGATTTCAGCTTCAAGAGGTTGTCCTTTTGATTGCATTTTTTGCGCCCAAAATAAAATTTTTGCCAAAACCAGATACAGAAAAATTGAAAATGTCATTGATGAAATGGAATATATGCATACGATATACAATGCGAAATATTTTGGTTTTGTGGACGCCTTTTTCCCTTTTTCCATAGAGCATGGAATGGAATTTTGCGAACAACTTATAAAAAGGGGGTTAAATAAAAAGGTCAGGTGGGTTACCGAGACCGTGGTTAACCTGATTGACCCGCAATTGACCAAGAAAATGAAAGAAGCTGGGCTGCATATGCTTGAGTTTGGTTTTGAATCCGGAAGCCAGAGGGTGCTTGATACCTTCGGAAAAAAAATTAACCTGGAACAGGGCAAAAAAGCTGTCCGTTATGCAAAAGACGCCGGTATTCTTACTCTTGGCCTGTTTATGCTTGGGCTTCCCGGCGAGACTGCCGAAGAATGCGAGCAAACTGTAAAGTTTGCCAAAGAATTAGATTGCGACTTCGTGAAATTTAATTTAGCTACGCCTTATCCAGGCTCAAGGTTATATGAGCTCAGTATGGAAAAAATAGGTAAAATCAGAAATTTAAGCGGGTTTAACAGCTGGTATGACTGGTTTGAAAATAAAGATAATGAATTTTATACAGTGGGTCTAATGAGCGTAAAAGAACTCAGGAATATCCAGCGAAAAGCAATGTTCAGTTTTTATTTTCGGCCGGTCAAGGTAATAAAAACAATAGTCAATAAAAGGGTGTCCTTTAAGTTCTTGCTGTTTGGAGCGATGTTGCTGTTAACCGGTTATTTTAAGGCGCTTTCGGGGAAATGGGAAAAACCAAAGATAAATTAACAGTTTCTTTTATTTCTCTATTTTTTTCTTTATTGTTGATCGAAATAATTTTGAGGTTAACTTATCCGTTATACTCAAATTATGCGATGGAGATGTGGAGGTATGGAATAAATTTAAAAAAGCAAGCTTCCGATCGCTCTATTACTCATGAACATGCCCCGAATAAAAGTTTTCGCTTTTATGGAGTTGAAATAAAGACAAACTCGCTGGGGTTAAGGAGCGATAGGGAGTATTTAGCGCCAAAACCGCAAAATTTAAAGCGGATACTGGTCTTAGGAGATTCTATAACTATGGGTTGGGGAGTAAGTTTTAAAGAAACATACCCTTATATTCTGGAAACCCTTATAAATAAAGGCTCCAAGTTAAATTTGGAAGTAATCAACTCAGGGGTAGGTAATTACAATTCAGTTTCAGAGTTATCAGCTTTAAAAAGGCTTAGCGTCTTAGAACCTGACATGATAATATTGGGTTTCTATATAAATGATCTTGAAGATATCCGGCCTTCTTCGGGTATAAGTTATTTTCTAAGCAGACATTCCTATCTTTATGCATTTATTTGGAGTAAATTAATCAATATAAAATACTATTATCCCAACAATGATTATCGGGCCTATTATTCAAAGCTATATCAAGACCCAAATTTAAGGCTTAAAGCAAAAGATGCGATTAACCGGATGATCGAGATTGCCGATAAGCGCCGGATACCTTTTGTATTTATCAATATACCGGAAATGCACAGCTTTAAAGAAGGTTCTTTTGAAGCCGCGCGGAATTTTACGAAAGAGATAAAAAGAGAACACCCGGAAATTATTTTCGTCGACCTGGCAGAAACTTTAAAAGGAAAGAATGCGCGGGATTTCTGGGTTTCTTCCGAAGATCCGCATCCGAATGCCAGCCTGCACAGGATTATCGCCGAGTCGATTTATAGCTCAATTGGTGGCAAATGAAAAAAGATCTGCTGTTTAAAATATTAACTTTTTTAAAAGTAAACCTGGTCTGGTGGCTGAGTCCTGTTGCGCTTATAATAGTTTTATTCGGATTATTGGTTTTTTTAGGCCGGAGTTCTCAATCGGTCCCCTTTGCCTATACTCCGTATTAACCATAAACATATGATCAAAATAGTTTCTCCCATAACAAATATCAGCGAAGTCGATCCTTTGATTAACGCCGGCGCCAGTGAATTTTATTGCGGGGTAATGACTGAGCAGGAAAATAAATCACTGACCAATATATATTGCCTTAACCGGCGTCCTTCTTTATTCTCAAATTTGTCCAGCTTCAAGGAATTGGAGGCTTTGGTTAAAAAAGCAAAAATACGTAAGGTAAAAGTTAATTTTACCCTTAATGAATTTTACACCGCAGATCAGTTTGAAAACGTCAAGGATCAGGTAAAAAAAGCCATCGATTGCGGGATAGATGCTTTTATTGCGGCAGATTTAGGGTTAATCAAAGAGCTGCAGAAATATAAGGATAGGGTAAAGACGCATATTGGCGTGGGCGCAACTACCTTTAATGCCTATACCGCCGGTTTTTATAAAGGTATGGGGGCTGAAAGGATAATTCTGCCCAGGCAACTGACTCTGGATGAGATCGGCGATATTTGTTCAAAAGAGAAAGGCCTTGAATTCGAGTGTTTGATTTTAAATGAGAGATGCCATTTTATCGATGGTTACTGTAATTTCTTGCATAGCGCATTTTCTTATCAAAACCCTTTGCTTAATCTTTTTAAATATGACCGTTTTAGGAATAAAATTTGGCAATTCTTACCGGCTGCAATTTCAAAAATGATCCACGTCCACGGCATGAAGAAAGAGGTAGCCTGCTGTTTTAATTATAAAGCAGAAACCAACTCAAGCCCTGCTTTATCGAAGAATAGGTCGAGCCTGGGCAATTTCTTTAATGCCGAAACTTTTTTAAATGCCTGCGGCGCATGTTCTCTTCAAGCATTAGACAAAGCGCAAATAAGCTTTGTAAAAATAGTCGGAAGGACATCTTTTAAGAACAAGGTAAAGGACGTCGAATTTATTGCTCGCTGCCTTAAACTTTTAAAAGAAGAAATTGGCGCAGGTTTTTGTAATGCCGTAGAGGATATTTATCGCCAAACCTATAAAAACCATTGCCGTAAATCTTATTGTTATTATCCGAAAGAATAGTAAATATGGAATTCTGCATTTTCATAACCCGTTTGGATCAGTTGAATTCTTGGAATAAGAATTATAAAAGAATTTACTTTGGCAGTGAGTTTTGTAGCCATCTTATCCCGGAAAAAGAAGATTTGAATAGATTGCTTGATTTTGTCCAAATGAGAAACCTCTCCTTTTGTTTA
It encodes:
- a CDS encoding radical SAM protein, giving the protein MKVLLINPQSKAIEKSCIWQREMLTPVIPLGLAYIAAVLEKNTIPVKVFDQVAEKWNEDKLFASIVSEKPDLVGITCLSASMDTVISLSRRIKNYNKDIKIILGNIHASIFAKQLLNAGIADIIVHGEGEYTMLEVVSRIERKLNFSGIGGIGYIEEGKLYNNRENYIIPDLDNLPYPAFHLFDLNKYKEIPLASIYGEIALVISASRGCPFDCIFCAQNKIFAKTRYRKIENVIDEMEYMHTIYNAKYFGFVDAFFPFSIEHGMEFCEQLIKRGLNKKVRWVTETVVNLIDPQLTKKMKEAGLHMLEFGFESGSQRVLDTFGKKINLEQGKKAVRYAKDAGILTLGLFMLGLPGETAEECEQTVKFAKELDCDFVKFNLATPYPGSRLYELSMEKIGKIRNLSGFNSWYDWFENKDNEFYTVGLMSVKELRNIQRKAMFSFYFRPVKVIKTIVNKRVSFKFLLFGAMLLLTGYFKALSGKWEKPKIN
- a CDS encoding glycosyltransferase family 39 protein codes for the protein MPNKDKPLLKNPVILAILLVCGLILRLYHLGVRSLWFDEAYTIFNGQYLASVVSRLGALPDRYPSFLSDIPVYFWSLLSGRNEFTLRLFSVVFGIAAIWLIYKFGLKIFGQKTALIAAFLLAISPIHIYYSQELRPYSLILLISLGSALFLLKALEKGALAFWTGYVILNVLNIYLHYMTIFFLFAQVVFFLIFMKDYKNQIRKWIFYNSVIFVLLAPWLINSIILLKASLGPDLYLWVPSWAKTIGAKNIFFTIKNFSIGYNVEKQAYVFITVFLTGILAFGITRLKKNEVKNYVLCLCCFVLPILSMFLISKVKVWYVDRYVLGSLPFYYILIGNSLAKIRTRYAFLLLGVVALFCAFSLNNYYQSRSLDAASCIGIVYKYDYKDAADYLAQNMEDGDIVFHTSYSSTVPFMYYLKKSSLSSANERPAFVLFPANENKIEARELLLKGCKFKNIDYDDFVSGKRRIWLVCSDWFFNEKNCFDSKAYQIARWMQDNYKEKESCLFKGIILYLFER
- a CDS encoding SGNH/GDSL hydrolase family protein codes for the protein MGKTKDKLTVSFISLFFSLLLIEIILRLTYPLYSNYAMEMWRYGINLKKQASDRSITHEHAPNKSFRFYGVEIKTNSLGLRSDREYLAPKPQNLKRILVLGDSITMGWGVSFKETYPYILETLINKGSKLNLEVINSGVGNYNSVSELSALKRLSVLEPDMIILGFYINDLEDIRPSSGISYFLSRHSYLYAFIWSKLINIKYYYPNNDYRAYYSKLYQDPNLRLKAKDAINRMIEIADKRRIPFVFINIPEMHSFKEGSFEAARNFTKEIKREHPEIIFVDLAETLKGKNARDFWVSSEDPHPNASLHRIIAESIYSSIGGK
- a CDS encoding U32 family peptidase — its product is MIKIVSPITNISEVDPLINAGASEFYCGVMTEQENKSLTNIYCLNRRPSLFSNLSSFKELEALVKKAKIRKVKVNFTLNEFYTADQFENVKDQVKKAIDCGIDAFIAADLGLIKELQKYKDRVKTHIGVGATTFNAYTAGFYKGMGAERIILPRQLTLDEIGDICSKEKGLEFECLILNERCHFIDGYCNFLHSAFSYQNPLLNLFKYDRFRNKIWQFLPAAISKMIHVHGMKKEVACCFNYKAETNSSPALSKNRSSLGNFFNAETFLNACGACSLQALDKAQISFVKIVGRTSFKNKVKDVEFIARCLKLLKEEIGAGFCNAVEDIYRQTYKNHCRKSYCYYPKE